The sequence below is a genomic window from Granulicatella elegans.
AGTATCCTGTTGGTGGCGATTGGAATTATGTTCGATACGAAGTGCTTAACCACTATTCTGGTGGATATTAAATGATAAGTTAGTTTTTATAGGAAGGAGAGTTTTATATGATTACACTTAGTAATGTTACCATAAAAACACGACAAACCATTATCGAAAATATTGATTTTACTTTTAATAAGGGAAAGGTTTATGGGATTGTTGCTATAAATGGGTCTGGAAAAACAACATTGTTTCGTGCTATAAGTCAGTTAATACCAGTAAATAGTGGAAATATAACAACTCTTTCTTCCTTTTTTTATTATGAAAATATAGAATGGTTCGATTTGAATTTAAGTGGAATTGACTATTTAAATTATATAAAAAATATCTGGAAATCAACTCAAAGTTTAAATGATGAAATAGATTTCTGGGAAATGAATGATTTTATTTATCTTCCAATTCGTAAATATTCATTAGGAATGAAACAACGATTATTAATTGCAATGTATTTTATTAGTCAAGCAGAATGTTGGCTAATGGATGAAATAACAAATGGATTAGATGAATATTTTCGTACTAAATTTTTTAACAGAATCGATAAATTAAATAGGGAAAATCACCTCATTATTTTAACTTCTCACTATAAAGAGGATTTAAGTAAAGTTTGTGATAAGCTTTTAACGATTGAAAATGGTGAAATTAAAGAGGGACAACTATGAAACAATTATTTATATTTTTATTTAAAAAAATTTTAAAAAGTCGTTTAAACATAGCAATTATTATCTTATTAACAATATGTCTTAGTGTTTCTTTTTATTTCAATAGTCAAACAGCACAACATCTTACCTTAGAAAATCGCTTAGAAACACATATTACAGAGAATGAAAAAGCAATCCAAAAAAATGAAGAAAAATTATCTACACTGAACGACACTTTATCTGACGAATATCAGTTTGCAAAAAATAATTTAGAATTACAAAAAGAACTATTGAAACAAAGAAATCAAATTCTTTCGTTATTAGAACAACAAAATTGGAAAGAAGCTTATTTCTTACAATGGAAAAACGAAGAAAGAAATTATGAAATTGTTTCGAAACAAGATTACAGTAGTACTGAGTTAAAAGTGGCTATTAATCTAGAAAAGGAAGTCTATAAATCCTTGTACCCACTTAACATAAAAGCTCATAACTTAGATTTTCCAACTTATGGTATTGATCAAATTGTATGGGTATCAAGTGCGATAATTCCAACATTATTTTTAATTTCAATTATTTTCTTAATAACTCAGTTGTTTACAGATAGGTATAAAGATGGTTTAGATACATCAATATTACTCCCTTTTTCAAGAGTGAAGTATGCGATTTGTACGCTTGGAGTAGGATTGAGTTATGTAAGTTTATTATATATCGGGCTTTGTATTTTTTCTTTATTATCAGGTATTTTTAACAATGGTTTTGGCAGGTTGGATTATCCATATCCAATATTAGATGTTGTAAGTCAGAATGTGTCTATTGTTAAAATACAAGATATATTATTCCATAGTTTAATGTTAAATTTTTTAACGTTTATTGTGATTGTTGAAGTTGTTTATTTAGTTAGTTTATTTTTAAAACAAAAAACAGTTTCCTTATTTATTTCATTAATTCTGATTGTTGGGTTAATTTTTGGAACAAATGCCATTCAACCTCTTCAAAAATATGCACATATTATTCCATTTACATATATACGTGCAGTTGACATATTATCTGGAAGATTTCCAATAAGGATTCAAAATGTTAATTTGAATGGGGATTTTGGGATAATGATTCTTCCTTTATTCATAGTCATCTTGTTTATTTTAATTATATTTTTTGAAAAATTTGATACTATGTCTGTAAAGAAATTATGGAACAAATAATTGAGTATAAAACGTAACAACACTGTAATACGGTTGTTACGTTTTTTTATATCAAATTTGTATATAGGATAAGTTATCGTTTGTTGCACTTGACTTGACAATTCACGGAATATTTTTATTTACTTGACTTATGATATAATAGCAGACGGATGCCAGCAAACCCGCGGTTTCATGATCTGCTATTATAATAAGTCATTTATTTTTTTATTGACATATGAATAAATATTCATGTATAATCAATTTAGTAAGAAAGGGAGTGGAGTATGAAACATCAATTTAAAGCTTTAGAAGAATTTATGGAAGTTTTTAAACTAAAATATCATCAATTATTGAATGGAAGAGCAACTGAAGAATCACATCATCATGAAGAACGCTCTGATGAACTGGAAGAACAGCACAGTCATCATCACACTCATGAACACGGGAAACATCACCACCATCATGAACATCACCAAGATGCCCATTGCCATCATAATCATGATTCTCATGAACATCATTCTCATACTCATTGTGGAAGTTGTTCTGGTCACCATCATCATGAAATTTCTTGGCAACGTTGGGTTCTTGCTATTGGAATGTTTATAGGAGCATTGATTTTAGAAAGAAGTGTAGGATGGATTGCGAATGCTTTATTCCTTTTAACGATTGCTTTTATTGGGAAAGAAATCATTGCTGAAGGCATTATGGATACAATACAGGAGACTAAACAATTTAAACAGTTTCGTCCAAATGTTCATTTACTGATGACACTTGCTGCTCTTGGAGCAATTTTTATTGGAAAATTTGAAGAAGCAGCAATGCTAATTGTTATTTTTACGATTGCTCATTCACTTGAAGAATATGTAGAAAAGAAAAGTCGTAAAGATATGACTCAATTATTACAATTGCAACCAAAAGTTGCATTAAAACAAATGAGTCATGGACATTTTGAGGAAGTGGATGCATCTTCTTTAGAAATTGGAGATATTATTCAAGTATTGAATGGAAGTCAAATTTCAGCAGATGGAATGATTATTGAAGGAATGTCTTCTGTTAATCAAGCTTCTGTAACTGGTGAATCTATTCCAGTTGAAAAAGAAGTAGGGAATGAAGTATTTGCTGGAACTTTAAATCTGACACAAACATTGCTGGTTAAGGTTACTAAAAAACAACAAGATAGTGTACTTGGAAAGATTATTACTTTAGTGCAAGAAGCCGGTCAATCATTAACTCGTACGGGAAGTTTTTTAAAGAAATGGGAACCAGTCTATGTCACAATCGTATTGGCTTTATTCCCTGTTGTATTAGCGATCGGAATTCTATTTTTAAACTGGGATTTCTTAACAGCTTTTTATCGTGGAATGGTTTATTTAATTGCCGTATCTCCATGTGCACTAGCCGCTAGTGCAACACCGGTAACAGTAGCTGCTATTTCAACTTTATCTAGAAAAGGAATCTTTATTAAATCTGGAGCTTCTTTAGAAAAAATGTCTGAAGTTGAAGCGATTGCTTTTGATAAAACTGGTACACTTACAAATGGAACACCGAAAGTTGTGTCCAAAGTAATGGATAAAGATCGTGAATTTGAATTATATTCCATTCTTGTATCGATGGAGAGAAAAGTAAATCATCCATTAGCCTTTGCAATCGTAGAATCTGGATTAGCTTATCCTACTTATTCATTATCTGTTATACCAAAAGTAGGAATTGGATTAGAAGCAACTTATAGAAATCGCACGTATCGTGTTGGAAAACCTTCTAGTTTCGCTACATTAGGAAAATATGCAGAAATTGTTGAACAGTGGATGAATGAAGGGAAAACCGTTGTAGTTTTGAGTGAAGACCATTTAGTAGTTGGAGCAGTAGCGCTATTAGATACTCCAAAAGAAAAAGCAAAACAAGTGATTGATTATTTCAAACAAGAAAATATTCAAACGATGCTTTTAACGGGAGATTCTATTCAAACGGCTGAGGCAATTGCTAACGAATTAGAAGTGGATGAAGTTAGAGCCAATGTATTACCAGAAGAAAAAGCAAATACTCTAAAAGAGTGGACCATGAAATATCCGACAATTGCAATGGTAGGAGATGGTATTAATGATGCACCAGCATTAGTGAGTGCAGAAGTTGGGATTGCAATGGGAAAAGGAACTGATGTTGCAATGGAATCAAGTGATATTGTATTAATGACTAGTCAATTAGATTCTTTAAAAACATTACATAAAGTTTCAAAATTAATGATGACCGTTACAAAGCAAAACTTACTTTTTTCACTATTTATTGTAATTTTATTAGTGATTTTAAATTTTCTAGGATGGAGTGATCTAACTCTTGGAGTCATTCTTCACGAAGGAAGTACAGTAGTAGTGCTATTACATGCATTAAGGTTAATTTTTACGCCAATTGAATAATCATGAAAATGTTTGATATTCAAACTAATTAGTAGAAAGGAATGGAAACAACTCTAGAGAAAATTAATGAGTATTTGGTAGACGTCCTTAATCAAATGCTTGATATTGAAGAATCTTCATTGGCGCAAAGTCAATTTAAAGATTTATCCATTAAAGAAATGCATGCCATTGAAGCAATTGGTATGTACCATGAACATACAACAACAGAAGTTGCCAATACATTAAATGTAACGGTTGGGACGCTAACAGTAGCAGTTAATGTACTAGTGAAGAAAGGATATGTTGTACGCTTAAAAGAGATTTCAGTTACAGTTATTGGAATGCAAAAAGGTCATACGTTACAAGAAAATATCGAGCGAAATTTTGGGCAAGTTCATCCAGAAGGATTTGCTTCGATTTTGTGGAAAGATAGTAAAAAAGCTGAACAAGCAAGTGAATTAATGAAGTTTACAAGTAAGAAATTAATGAAAGAAGGAATTGTCGATAAAATTATTTTAGAGAAAAACCGTTCGTTAAAAAATAGCGACAGAACTTCAAACTACTTTATTGGTATCTTTAAAAGAATGGCGTACCAAATCAAAAGAGGAACTAGTAAGCCAACGCTTAGAAAAATTTAGAAAATACTAATCGTGAAACGTAACAACACTGTAATATGGTTGTTACGTTTTTTTTATATAGAATTTGTATAATGAAGAATACTATGAGAAAAGTGTGGTGAATGGATCTGGATAAGCGATTAAGAAAAAATATTGTCATTACGGGAGTAGTAGGTCTATTATTGACACATTCTCCTATATCCATACATGCACAAGAAATCTCTCAAGAATCCATTCTTCAATTAGAGCAAGAGCTTTCTCAAAAATTAAATTTTGCTAATGAGAAATATCGTCAAGTTGCAACATTAAAGAACGATTTAAAGGAGTTAGCATCCAATCAAGCGTTATTAGAACAACAAATTAATCAACAACAAGAAAAATTAGTGGAGAAAGAATCAGTTGTG
It includes:
- a CDS encoding ATP-binding cassette domain-containing protein — its product is MITLSNVTIKTRQTIIENIDFTFNKGKVYGIVAINGSGKTTLFRAISQLIPVNSGNITTLSSFFYYENIEWFDLNLSGIDYLNYIKNIWKSTQSLNDEIDFWEMNDFIYLPIRKYSLGMKQRLLIAMYFISQAECWLMDEITNGLDEYFRTKFFNRIDKLNRENHLIILTSHYKEDLSKVCDKLLTIENGEIKEGQL
- a CDS encoding ABC-2 transporter family protein, which encodes MKQLFIFLFKKILKSRLNIAIIILLTICLSVSFYFNSQTAQHLTLENRLETHITENEKAIQKNEEKLSTLNDTLSDEYQFAKNNLELQKELLKQRNQILSLLEQQNWKEAYFLQWKNEERNYEIVSKQDYSSTELKVAINLEKEVYKSLYPLNIKAHNLDFPTYGIDQIVWVSSAIIPTLFLISIIFLITQLFTDRYKDGLDTSILLPFSRVKYAICTLGVGLSYVSLLYIGLCIFSLLSGIFNNGFGRLDYPYPILDVVSQNVSIVKIQDILFHSLMLNFLTFIVIVEVVYLVSLFLKQKTVSLFISLILIVGLIFGTNAIQPLQKYAHIIPFTYIRAVDILSGRFPIRIQNVNLNGDFGIMILPLFIVILFILIIFFEKFDTMSVKKLWNK
- a CDS encoding heavy metal translocating P-type ATPase; translated protein: MKHQFKALEEFMEVFKLKYHQLLNGRATEESHHHEERSDELEEQHSHHHTHEHGKHHHHHEHHQDAHCHHNHDSHEHHSHTHCGSCSGHHHHEISWQRWVLAIGMFIGALILERSVGWIANALFLLTIAFIGKEIIAEGIMDTIQETKQFKQFRPNVHLLMTLAALGAIFIGKFEEAAMLIVIFTIAHSLEEYVEKKSRKDMTQLLQLQPKVALKQMSHGHFEEVDASSLEIGDIIQVLNGSQISADGMIIEGMSSVNQASVTGESIPVEKEVGNEVFAGTLNLTQTLLVKVTKKQQDSVLGKIITLVQEAGQSLTRTGSFLKKWEPVYVTIVLALFPVVLAIGILFLNWDFLTAFYRGMVYLIAVSPCALAASATPVTVAAISTLSRKGIFIKSGASLEKMSEVEAIAFDKTGTLTNGTPKVVSKVMDKDREFELYSILVSMERKVNHPLAFAIVESGLAYPTYSLSVIPKVGIGLEATYRNRTYRVGKPSSFATLGKYAEIVEQWMNEGKTVVVLSEDHLVVGAVALLDTPKEKAKQVIDYFKQENIQTMLLTGDSIQTAEAIANELEVDEVRANVLPEEKANTLKEWTMKYPTIAMVGDGINDAPALVSAEVGIAMGKGTDVAMESSDIVLMTSQLDSLKTLHKVSKLMMTVTKQNLLFSLFIVILLVILNFLGWSDLTLGVILHEGSTVVVLLHALRLIFTPIE